In one Candidatus Nomurabacteria bacterium genomic region, the following are encoded:
- a CDS encoding flippase: protein MSLAKKILWNTSIQVAGKILSTIIGIWLIILMTRSLGAEGFGAYTTANTYLQFFALFLDMGLNVTLVALLGEHADDEAFQKRCVSALFTLRVILAITMLFVIAPLSVLAFPYSWHIKLAVFALAGSFVFPSMNQVVVGAQQKVLKLESAAIAEVLGRVISIIGVLAVIHYNLGLIPMMWVITFSSLILFTFNIYHARKYSNFSWNWDPAFWKMALKRSWPVGVTILLGLFYFKADTFILSLTRSQAEVGLYGAAYRVFEVLITIPFMYAGIILPILSNAWMKKQYDAFSTLISHSIDGMVFLAIPIVFGSVLLGKEVLIAISGPEFVDAGRALSILSVAIAVTFINVVFSHAVIAIDAQRKMIPPYLVVSTIAIIAYTYFIPRYGIWAAAWLTVVFETLILIANITVTHQAHRIIYKPKVTLLAFIACIPMTAIILFTKSYWVGVPVLAGATTYLVTALALGAAPKQLIDDLKAKKTILVP from the coding sequence ATGTCTCTCGCAAAAAAAATCCTTTGGAATACGAGTATCCAGGTGGCAGGAAAAATCCTCTCTACCATTATCGGAATCTGGCTGATTATCCTCATGACACGTTCCTTGGGTGCCGAAGGATTTGGTGCGTATACAACGGCAAATACCTATCTACAGTTCTTTGCGCTCTTTTTGGACATGGGACTCAATGTCACCTTGGTCGCACTACTTGGCGAACACGCAGACGATGAGGCATTTCAAAAACGCTGCGTAAGCGCACTCTTTACGCTACGAGTGATTTTAGCAATCACCATGCTTTTCGTTATTGCGCCACTATCCGTGCTCGCGTTCCCTTACTCGTGGCACATTAAACTTGCTGTATTTGCCTTAGCTGGATCTTTTGTTTTTCCGAGCATGAATCAGGTTGTCGTAGGCGCACAACAAAAAGTATTAAAATTAGAGTCTGCCGCTATCGCAGAAGTACTTGGCCGTGTCATCTCCATCATCGGTGTACTAGCTGTTATTCATTATAATCTTGGTCTAATCCCCATGATGTGGGTGATTACTTTTTCGTCACTCATCTTATTTACCTTTAATATTTATCATGCGCGTAAATACTCAAACTTTTCATGGAACTGGGACCCCGCTTTTTGGAAGATGGCGCTCAAACGTTCTTGGCCCGTTGGTGTAACGATTTTACTTGGTTTGTTTTACTTTAAAGCAGACACCTTTATCCTCAGTCTTACCCGAAGCCAAGCAGAAGTTGGTCTCTATGGTGCCGCGTATCGAGTCTTCGAGGTGCTCATCACCATCCCTTTTATGTATGCAGGGATTATCTTACCAATCTTAAGTAATGCCTGGATGAAAAAACAATACGACGCATTCTCAACCCTTATTAGTCACTCGATTGATGGGATGGTTTTTCTCGCAATTCCTATTGTTTTTGGGTCTGTTCTTCTTGGTAAAGAAGTGTTGATTGCTATTTCTGGACCTGAGTTTGTAGATGCTGGCCGTGCACTTTCTATCCTCTCCGTCGCCATTGCTGTGACTTTTATAAACGTTGTTTTCTCGCATGCAGTCATTGCTATCGACGCTCAACGCAAAATGATTCCTCCTTATCTTGTTGTATCTACTATAGCGATTATAGCGTATACCTATTTCATCCCACGCTACGGAATCTGGGCTGCTGCATGGCTCACCGTAGTCTTTGAAACACTCATTCTTATCGCGAATATTACCGTCACTCATCAAGCTCACAGGATCATCTATAAGCCAAAAGTCACCCTTCTTGCTTTTATTGCCTGTATTCCAATGACGGCTATTATCCTTTTTACAAAAAGCTACTGGGTAGGTGTACCTGTGCTTGCAGGCGCCACTACCTACCTTGTAACAGCTCTCGCATTAGGTGCCGCACCAAAGCAACTCATCGATGATCTAAAAGCAAAAAAAACCATTCTAGTTCCATAG
- a CDS encoding LytR C-terminal domain-containing protein, with amino-acid sequence MTKRAPSAAKAASPAVQEASRAARALPFLLALLVLILIGAYAYKSKNTNVRIGTNNAQVAQGDAREIQQLIESVSSFVVVSKDEIPSVATIEDIGLVRAQNPILYRGAENGDRLLVWSDKAVVYSVSQKKVLSVMPLIKDQDDIQYVERLISTLNANQGSVATSSTAATSETVNKNPTVEVRNGTPTPGRARITADSLKAAGFNTVAPVDASKKDYTKTVIFVAGANIQADIVEKLQKELNADIVTSLSGEAAITSDIVVVIGG; translated from the coding sequence ATGACAAAACGCGCTCCTTCTGCAGCAAAAGCTGCATCTCCCGCTGTTCAAGAGGCATCACGTGCAGCACGTGCCTTGCCGTTCTTGCTCGCATTACTTGTTCTTATCTTGATTGGCGCTTATGCGTACAAATCTAAGAATACCAATGTAAGAATTGGTACAAATAACGCACAAGTCGCCCAAGGTGATGCTCGAGAAATCCAGCAACTCATCGAAAGCGTCTCTTCATTTGTTGTTGTAAGCAAAGATGAGATTCCTTCTGTGGCAACAATTGAGGATATTGGACTCGTGCGAGCACAAAACCCTATCTTGTACCGCGGTGCAGAAAATGGCGACCGTTTGCTCGTTTGGTCTGATAAGGCCGTTGTCTATTCTGTTAGCCAAAAGAAGGTGCTCTCGGTCATGCCTCTTATCAAAGATCAAGACGATATTCAGTATGTTGAGCGTCTTATCTCTACCCTCAATGCAAATCAAGGGTCAGTTGCAACATCGTCTACAGCAGCAACTTCAGAAACAGTAAACAAAAATCCAACCGTCGAGGTACGTAATGGTACCCCAACACCGGGTCGCGCACGTATAACGGCAGATAGTCTTAAGGCAGCTGGCTTTAATACGGTCGCTCCAGTAGATGCAAGCAAAAAAGATTATACAAAAACGGTAATCTTTGTAGCCGGGGCTAATATCCAGGCTGATATTGTCGAAAAACTCCAAAAAGAGCTTAATGCGGACATTGTGACGAGCCTTTCAGGCGAGGCGGCGATCACATCTGATATCGTTGTCGTTATCGGTGGGTAG